The Vibrio aphrogenes genomic interval TTGCATTTTGGGCTCGATAAACCGGATAGATAATAAACAAAAGGGTAACGAATTATTCGTTACCCTTTTTTAATACTTGCATGTCTAGTTAAGAGCTCTACAATCTCACAAATTACGTGCTACAGAGGTGAGCAGGTGAATATTATCGAAGGCTTAGCAGCATTTAGTTGATTAAGATGCGCGAACTAAATTATTGAAAATAATTAATTTGATACCACGATCAAAATAGTACAGAAATCTTTTGAAACATTTGTAGTTAATGCGTAATATTAGCGATAGCTATATTAGATAGTGCTTAACAAAATAATAACCATTTATACACAATTATGCAACAAGTGTTTTTTCTTGTGAGTTGTGTCATTTTTAACCATCCTAATCGTTGTATGACGCCTAGTGCAGGCTCGGATAGCGACATAAAAAGGAGTTACCATGATTGATGTTGTTGATCTATCGCGGTTGCAATTTGCAATGACGGCGATGTATCACTTCCTATTTGTTCCTTTGACTTTGGGTATGGCATTTTTACTTGCCATTATGGAGTCAGTTTATGTAATGACTGGGAAGCAAATCTACAAGGACATGACGAAGTTCTGGGGTAAGCTTTTCGGTATCAACTTTGCTCTAGGGGTCGCGACTGGCTTAACCATGGAGTTCCAGTTTGGTACTAACTGGTCTTACTATTCACATTATGTAGGTGATATTTTTGGTGCGCCACTGGCTGTTGAAGCGTTAATTGCGTTTTTCTTAGAGTCCACCATGGTTGGTCTATTCTTCTTCGGTTGGGATCGTCTATCTAAACGTCAACACCTTGTTGTGACTTGGTTAGTGGCGATTGGTTCTAACTTCTCTGCACTTTGGATCTTGATCGCAAACGGTTGGATGCAAAACCCAGTTGGAGCGGAATTTAACTACGAAACCATGCGTATGGAAATGGTGAGCTTCTCTGAAGTGATCTTCAATCCAGTCGCACAAGTTAAATTTGTTCATACCGTTTCTTCAGGTTATACCTGTGGTGCGATGTTCATTCTTGGTATCAGTGCATACTACCTACTAAAAGGTCGTGATGTTGCTTTTGCTCGTCGTTCATTTGCGATTGCCGCATCATTTGGTATGGCGGCAATTTTATCAACGCTAGTACTTGGTGATGACTCTGGTTATGAACTAGGTGACGTACAACAAGCCAAACTTGCTGCGATTGAAGCTGAATGGCATACCGAGCCAGCGCCAGCCGCCTTTACCGCATTTGCTTTCCCAAGCCAAGATGAAATGAAGAACAATTATGCAATTCAAATCCCGTATGCATTGGGTATTATTGCGACACGTTCTTTAGATAAAGAAGTGAAAGGTATTTCTGACCTTGAAGTGGAACATGAAGCTCGTATCCGTAACGGTATGGTTGCTTATAGCTTACTTGAGAAACTTCGTTCAGGTGACCGCTCTGAAGCAAATGTTGCTGCGTTTGATGAAGTGAAGCAAGACCTAGGTTACGGCTTACTTCTTAAACGTTACGTGGATGATGTCTCTACTGCCTCAGAAGCACAAATTCAAAAAGCAGTGAAAGACTCTATTCCACAAGTTTGGCCTCTATTCTGGTCATTCCGTATCATGGTGGCTGCGGGTGTGATTATGCTAGCGGTATTTGCGTTTGCATTTATTCAGACTTGTCGTCAACGTATCGAAAAACATCCATTGCTACTCAAAGCTGCACTATTTAGCATTCCATTACCTTGGATTGCGATTGAAGCAGGTTGGTTTGTTGCAGAATATGGTCGTCAACCATGGGCTGTTGGTGAAATTCTACCAACAAGCGTTGCAGCATCTGCATTATCACGCGGTGAAATTCTAACGTCTATTTTTGCTATTATTGCATTCTATACATGTTTGCTGGTGGCAGAAGTGTATTTGATGGTGAAATTCGCACGCAAAGGTCCTAGTAGCTTAAAAACTGGACGTTACCACTTCGAGCAAAACGATACCTCTTTAGAAGGTAAAGTTTCTCGCGAAGTTGAAGCATAAGCAGGGGATAATTCATGTTTGAGTACGAAACATTACGATTTATTTGGTGGCTTCTAATCGGCGTATTATTCGTTGGTTTTGCTATCGCCGATGGGTTTGATATGGGCGTTGGTGCTTTAGTGCCAATTATTGGTAAAACCGATAACCAACGTCGTGTCATGATTAACTCAATTGCACCGCACTGGGATGGTAACCAAGTATGGTTAATCACAGCGGGTGGTGCTTTGTTTGCCGCATGGCCAATGGTTTATGCCACATCATTCTCAGGTTTTTACTTAGCGATGATCGTGACATTAGCTGCATTATGGCTTCGCCCTGTTGCACTGGATTACCGTTCAAAAATAGAAACAACAAAATGGCGTAATAACTGGGATATCTGTATCTCGATTAGTGGCTTTGTTCCTCCGCTTATTTTTGGTGTAGCATTTGGTAATCTATTGCAAGGCGTACCATTTGAATTGAATGAACTGATGATGTCTCAATATCACGGTAACTTCTTTGGTCTACTAAACCCGTTTGCCCTTCTATGTGGTTTAGTGAGTGTTTCTATGTTTGTACTTCAAGGTTCAACATGGTTACAAATGAAAACCTCAGGTGAAGTATACGACCGTGCACGTAACGTCTCAGTGTTAACTGGTTTGTTAGTTGCAGTGTTATTTGTCGCCGCAGGATTCTGGGTGCAAAACATTGATGGTTATGTAGTGAAAAGTGTGATCGATACAAATGGTCCATCTAACCCACTGCTTAAAGAAGTTGCTCGTGAGCCAGGTGCTTGGATGAACAATTTTGCTGCCTACCCATTAATGTGGATCGCTCCAGTGTTAGGTGTTGTGATGGCATTAGTAGCCGTAATCGCAGCAAAAACTGAGAAAAACGTGTTAGCTTTCCTTGCATCAAGTCTAACTTGTGCAGGTGTTATCTTAACATCGGGTTTTGCGATGTTCCCATTTGTGATGCCATCAAGCATCGATCCAAATGCGAGCTTTACGCTATGGGATTCTACGTCTAGCTTATTAACACTAGAAATCATGACAGGCGTTGCCTTTGTGATGGTTCCTGTTATTTTGGGCTACACGGCGTGGAGTTACTACAAAATGTTTGGTCGTCTTGATGACAAGTTCATCGAAGAAAACAAAAACTCACTTTACTAAGGAGCAGATAATATGTGGTATTTTGCTTGGATTCTAGGCGTATTATTGGCCTGTGCATTCGGTATTATCAATGCTCTTTGGTTAGAGCACTCAGAAATGATGGATGAGGATCGTGAATAACATTAGTCAAAAAATGACTGATATTCATTCACCAATGGATAGGGCTCTGATCAGAGCCCTGTTTTTTATCATCACGGTGTTTCATATCAGTATGTTTATGTGGGAGCCTCGCGCTTACGCACAACAAGTTGGTGGTTTTAGTTTACTGATAACCCTATTGTTTATTTGGGCCTTATGTAGCTCACTGATTTATTCCGTTGGTTTTAAGCCCATCTTATGGGTATGGCAAATTTTGTTTAGTCCTTATATTTCTGGGCCAATCTTAATTTACTTTACTAGCTTGTATTTGCTACACAGTTGATAGCTCGTACCTGTTATGTGGTAGCAACTGTCACTAATAATAAAACCACCATCATAGTTTAAAGTGATGGTGGTTTTTTTATGGATGAAACTTATTATCAAGCTGTTGTGTCTATATTTTTAATAAAAACAGATCATTAACAAAAACGGCTTGTTAATAAAAGCGAGTTGCTCAAAAAACAGAGAGAGCATAAAACTGGGTAGGCGATAAAACCAGATAGATGATAAAAGCAGCAGTAATAAATGGTTAAACAAAAAAAATCGCTAGGGATATTATTCAATAGCTTAAGTTGTTGTATAGTGGAAGCAGTAACTAAATGAAACCTGCATTCAGGTTAACCGCGGATAGGTTGTAAAGTGACAGAACAAACAAAAACAACATTTAAATGGCCAGTGACCATTTACTATGAAGATACCGATGCCGGTGGTGTGGTTTATCATGCTAATTATTTAAAATTTTTTGAACGAGCGCGCACTGAATTGCTTCGTTCACAAGGCATTATACAAAATACGTTATTAGAACAAGAAGTTGGCTTTGTTGTTCGCCATATGGATATTGATTATATCCAAGGTGCGACGTTGGATGAACAACTCGAAGTGGTCACCTCAATTGTGAATTTAAAAAGAGCTTCTATTTCATTTTGTCAGGAATTAGTCAATCTTGAAGGAAGAATCTTGTGTAAAGCAACGGTTAAGGTAGCCTGTGTCAACATTAAACAGATGAAGCCTCAAGCCATCCCAAGCAACATTTTATCGGAGTTTGCCCGTGTCTGCTGATATTTCAATTTTTGACCTTTTTTTACAAGCAAGTTTATTAGTTAAACTTGTGATGCTTATTTTATTGGGAATGTCAGTGCTTTCATGGGCTGTCATTCTAAAAAGAAGTAAAATTCTAAATAAAGCATCAAAAAATGCTGCACTGTTTGAAGAAAAATTCTGGTCGGGTGTCGATCTTGCTCAGCTTTATCATGAAGTCAAAGCGCGTAAGAATAGCATCATCGGTTCAGAGCAAATTTTCTATGCTGGATTTACCGAGTTTGCACGCTTACGTCGAACCAACGGTGCATCAGCTGAATACATCATGGATGGAGCGGGGCGCTCAATGCGGGTGACGCTTTCGAAAGAAGTGGATGAACTTGAAAATCAATTGCCCTTTTTAGCAACAGTAGGGTCGATCAGTCCGTACATTGGATTATTTGGTACTGTGTGGGGGATCATGACGGCGTTCATTGCACTTGGTCAAGTTAAACAAGCGACACTGGCAATGGTCGCACCTGGCATCGCGGAAGCATTGGTAGCAACTGCTATGGGCCTATTTGCTGCGATTCCTGCGGTGATGGCTTATAACCGTTTAAGTAATCAAGTGTCTAAACTTGAACATAATTACGCGACATTCGCTGAAGAGTTTCACAGTATTTTGCATCGTCAAGTGATGGCGGAGCA includes:
- the ybgC gene encoding tol-pal system-associated acyl-CoA thioesterase, which produces MTEQTKTTFKWPVTIYYEDTDAGGVVYHANYLKFFERARTELLRSQGIIQNTLLEQEVGFVVRHMDIDYIQGATLDEQLEVVTSIVNLKRASISFCQELVNLEGRILCKATVKVACVNIKQMKPQAIPSNILSEFARVC
- the cydX gene encoding cytochrome bd-I oxidase subunit CydX, which produces MWYFAWILGVLLACAFGIINALWLEHSEMMDEDRE
- the tolQ gene encoding protein TolQ, producing MSADISIFDLFLQASLLVKLVMLILLGMSVLSWAVILKRSKILNKASKNAALFEEKFWSGVDLAQLYHEVKARKNSIIGSEQIFYAGFTEFARLRRTNGASAEYIMDGAGRSMRVTLSKEVDELENQLPFLATVGSISPYIGLFGTVWGIMTAFIALGQVKQATLAMVAPGIAEALVATAMGLFAAIPAVMAYNRLSNQVSKLEHNYATFAEEFHSILHRQVMAEHKD
- the cydB gene encoding cytochrome d ubiquinol oxidase subunit II translates to MFEYETLRFIWWLLIGVLFVGFAIADGFDMGVGALVPIIGKTDNQRRVMINSIAPHWDGNQVWLITAGGALFAAWPMVYATSFSGFYLAMIVTLAALWLRPVALDYRSKIETTKWRNNWDICISISGFVPPLIFGVAFGNLLQGVPFELNELMMSQYHGNFFGLLNPFALLCGLVSVSMFVLQGSTWLQMKTSGEVYDRARNVSVLTGLLVAVLFVAAGFWVQNIDGYVVKSVIDTNGPSNPLLKEVAREPGAWMNNFAAYPLMWIAPVLGVVMALVAVIAAKTEKNVLAFLASSLTCAGVILTSGFAMFPFVMPSSIDPNASFTLWDSTSSLLTLEIMTGVAFVMVPVILGYTAWSYYKMFGRLDDKFIEENKNSLY
- a CDS encoding cyd operon YbgE family protein, producing the protein MRIVNNISQKMTDIHSPMDRALIRALFFIITVFHISMFMWEPRAYAQQVGGFSLLITLLFIWALCSSLIYSVGFKPILWVWQILFSPYISGPILIYFTSLYLLHS
- the cydA gene encoding cytochrome ubiquinol oxidase subunit I, producing MIDVVDLSRLQFAMTAMYHFLFVPLTLGMAFLLAIMESVYVMTGKQIYKDMTKFWGKLFGINFALGVATGLTMEFQFGTNWSYYSHYVGDIFGAPLAVEALIAFFLESTMVGLFFFGWDRLSKRQHLVVTWLVAIGSNFSALWILIANGWMQNPVGAEFNYETMRMEMVSFSEVIFNPVAQVKFVHTVSSGYTCGAMFILGISAYYLLKGRDVAFARRSFAIAASFGMAAILSTLVLGDDSGYELGDVQQAKLAAIEAEWHTEPAPAAFTAFAFPSQDEMKNNYAIQIPYALGIIATRSLDKEVKGISDLEVEHEARIRNGMVAYSLLEKLRSGDRSEANVAAFDEVKQDLGYGLLLKRYVDDVSTASEAQIQKAVKDSIPQVWPLFWSFRIMVAAGVIMLAVFAFAFIQTCRQRIEKHPLLLKAALFSIPLPWIAIEAGWFVAEYGRQPWAVGEILPTSVAASALSRGEILTSIFAIIAFYTCLLVAEVYLMVKFARKGPSSLKTGRYHFEQNDTSLEGKVSREVEA